A window of Ignicoccus hospitalis KIN4/I contains these coding sequences:
- a CDS encoding UbiD family decarboxylase, whose product MLEDLRDYLNLLDEKGLLHKVNVEVDPVEEVPEVLRRLMWRRFDKAVLFEKLKGYPDWKVAGNLFGSTNLIKLALGTEELEELGERFLAPFKASGARSFGEKVKTLMEFINMGKYLPKKVRKGPVLENEKEPDFLSLPAFKTWPKDASRYLTYALTVTKDPESGTYNFGIYRIMIYSPKRAVIHWQVHKRGASHYAKYKELGFEKMPVAIVIGGDPATLLTGALPVPEGIDKYAFAGVLRGSPVKVVEVGDLLVPAYAEAVITGYVKVGELAWEGPFGDHTGYYTPRDLYPVFHAEKFFVRTDPIYYGTVVGRPPMEDAYIGKATERIFLPLIKWLVPEVIDMNLPPEGLFHGIAIVSIRKKYPGHARKVAHALLGLGQMSFTKIVIVVDQDVNVHDWGEVAYAIASTVDPERDVEIIRNDVTDVLDHTSPSPPAGSKMIIDATRKFKEECGYEWPERSAPDPKVSELVERRWREYGF is encoded by the coding sequence TTGCTCGAGGACTTGAGGGATTACTTAAACTTACTCGATGAGAAAGGTCTACTGCACAAGGTCAACGTCGAGGTAGACCCCGTCGAGGAGGTCCCCGAGGTTCTCAGGAGGCTCATGTGGAGGAGGTTCGACAAGGCGGTCCTCTTCGAGAAGCTCAAGGGCTACCCCGACTGGAAGGTGGCCGGTAACTTGTTCGGTTCCACGAATTTGATAAAGCTGGCCTTGGGAACTGAGGAGCTCGAGGAGCTCGGGGAGAGGTTCCTCGCACCCTTCAAAGCTTCCGGAGCGCGCAGCTTCGGTGAAAAGGTCAAGACCTTAATGGAGTTCATAAACATGGGAAAGTACCTACCCAAGAAAGTTCGCAAGGGCCCCGTTTTAGAGAACGAAAAGGAGCCGGACTTCCTCTCGTTGCCGGCCTTTAAGACGTGGCCTAAGGACGCTTCGAGGTACTTGACTTACGCTTTGACCGTTACGAAGGACCCGGAGAGCGGTACTTACAACTTCGGCATCTACCGGATAATGATATACTCTCCCAAGAGGGCCGTCATACATTGGCAAGTGCATAAGAGGGGGGCTTCTCACTACGCTAAATACAAAGAGCTAGGCTTCGAGAAGATGCCAGTGGCCATTGTGATAGGCGGGGACCCCGCCACTTTGCTTACCGGAGCCCTTCCCGTCCCGGAGGGGATAGACAAGTACGCCTTCGCCGGGGTCTTGAGGGGCTCGCCGGTCAAGGTGGTAGAGGTAGGCGACCTCTTGGTCCCAGCCTACGCGGAGGCTGTGATTACTGGTTACGTGAAGGTAGGCGAGCTCGCTTGGGAGGGCCCCTTCGGCGACCACACCGGCTATTACACCCCTAGGGACTTGTACCCCGTCTTCCACGCAGAGAAGTTCTTCGTGAGGACGGACCCAATTTACTACGGGACGGTTGTGGGGAGGCCACCTATGGAGGACGCTTACATAGGCAAGGCGACGGAAAGGATATTCTTGCCTTTGATCAAGTGGCTCGTCCCCGAGGTAATCGATATGAATTTGCCCCCCGAAGGGCTGTTCCACGGGATCGCCATAGTGTCCATAAGGAAGAAGTACCCCGGCCACGCGCGGAAGGTAGCTCACGCCTTGTTGGGCCTAGGCCAAATGAGCTTCACGAAAATCGTGATAGTGGTAGACCAAGACGTGAACGTGCACGACTGGGGCGAGGTGGCTTACGCGATAGCTTCCACCGTAGACCCCGAGAGGGACGTAGAGATCATTAGAAACGACGTGACAGACGTGCTGGACCACACCTCGCCCAGCCCTCCAGCTGGGAGCAAGATGATAATAGACGCGACGAGGAAGTTCAAGGAAGAGTGCGGCTACGAGTGGCCGGAGCGGAGCGCGCCTGACCCCAAGGTCTCGGAATTGGTGGAGAGGAGGTGGCGCGAGTACGGCTTTTAG
- a CDS encoding HypC/HybG/HupF family hydrogenase formation chaperone, with translation MCLGIPATVKEVYEDGTAAVDVFGNEAIVDLTLVPDVKPGDKVIVHAGAAIAKVDEERWREAYELWKQVLETLDKLYEEQAQSQ, from the coding sequence ATGTGCCTAGGCATACCCGCGACCGTGAAAGAGGTGTACGAGGACGGCACCGCGGCGGTGGACGTCTTCGGCAACGAGGCGATAGTGGACTTGACCTTAGTGCCGGACGTCAAGCCCGGAGACAAGGTGATAGTCCACGCGGGCGCGGCGATAGCTAAGGTGGACGAGGAGCGGTGGCGGGAGGCCTACGAGCTCTGGAAGCAAGTCCTCGAGACGCTGGACAAGTTATACGAAGAGCAAGCCCAGAGTCAATAA
- a CDS encoding APC family permease, translating to MRELGLAEAVALGVGIIIGASIFSLAGVGVKLAGPNLPEAFALSAAYAFLIAYSYAKLSRKFISNAGPVEYVVRAFGDNLLVGTLALIYWLNFVFSISLFTYTIAGYALGALGLADDAFLFSISQALIISIFVALNFKGSKAVADTELILVIFKLAVLLTLIVLGLRVINPELLKPDASPQGILNALTASSLFLLSYAGFGVITNASENIRDPEKNVPRAIYLSLALSAVVYLGVSIVTVGTTERAKVLEAEEYALAVVAKSAIGSWGPALLTLGAIVSASTALNSALYGGANVAYSLAKKGELPESFDRRVWFGEPEGLYVTAALALAFSLSLNLEGVAEVTTISLILTYISVVLSHWKLRRVVGGNAAVVLTALVVLVFNAIIILSHEFLTNPLAFQASVGTAVGALIFEAFYRSWRKRAIKARTLQGAEGLKRQPVETS from the coding sequence ATGAGAGAGCTCGGGCTCGCCGAGGCCGTCGCCCTGGGCGTCGGGATAATAATAGGTGCTAGCATATTTTCGTTGGCCGGAGTTGGGGTCAAGCTAGCGGGCCCGAACTTACCCGAGGCCTTCGCCCTCTCAGCAGCGTACGCGTTCTTGATAGCCTACTCCTACGCTAAGCTCAGTAGGAAGTTCATCTCCAACGCCGGGCCCGTGGAGTACGTCGTCCGGGCATTCGGAGATAACTTGCTCGTGGGAACTTTAGCCTTGATATACTGGTTGAACTTCGTATTTTCTATATCTTTGTTCACATACACTATAGCCGGTTACGCGCTGGGCGCCCTAGGCCTTGCAGATGACGCCTTCTTGTTTTCAATATCCCAAGCCTTAATTATTTCCATATTTGTGGCCTTAAACTTTAAGGGATCAAAGGCAGTAGCCGACACCGAGCTGATTTTAGTAATATTTAAGTTGGCTGTGCTACTGACCTTAATAGTGCTAGGTCTGAGGGTAATCAACCCTGAACTCTTGAAGCCCGACGCCAGCCCGCAAGGCATATTAAACGCCTTAACCGCTTCCAGCTTATTCTTGCTCAGCTACGCCGGCTTCGGAGTGATAACGAACGCTTCAGAAAACATAAGGGACCCCGAGAAGAACGTCCCCCGAGCTATATACCTAAGCTTGGCCTTGTCAGCTGTTGTCTACCTCGGCGTCTCGATAGTGACCGTGGGCACGACCGAGCGCGCTAAGGTGCTCGAGGCGGAGGAATACGCGCTGGCAGTAGTAGCGAAGAGCGCTATTGGCTCCTGGGGGCCGGCGTTATTGACGCTAGGGGCAATAGTTTCGGCGTCGACCGCGCTGAACTCGGCCTTGTACGGAGGCGCCAACGTGGCCTACTCGCTAGCTAAGAAAGGGGAGCTGCCGGAGTCCTTCGACCGGAGGGTGTGGTTCGGCGAGCCGGAGGGCCTTTATGTCACTGCCGCGCTGGCGCTGGCCTTCTCACTATCTCTGAACCTCGAAGGGGTGGCCGAAGTAACTACCATATCATTAATACTCACGTACATTTCTGTTGTCCTCTCGCATTGGAAGCTGAGGAGGGTCGTGGGAGGCAACGCCGCCGTCGTGTTAACGGCGTTGGTCGTGCTAGTCTTTAACGCTATAATCATATTGAGTCACGAGTTCCTCACCAACCCGCTGGCCTTCCAAGCCTCAGTCGGGACCGCTGTGGGAGCGTTGATCTTCGAAGCGTTCTACCGCTCTTGGAGGAAGAGGGCGATTAAGGCGAGAACCTTACAAGGCGCTGAGGGCCTTAAGCGACAGCCAGTAGAGACAAGCTAA
- a CDS encoding RpoL/Rpb11 RNA polymerase subunit family protein, with the protein MRAVAQVIAEPEVVVRNDKEVRIRIPNESHTLGNLITKLASRKKGVTALYMVEHPLRQVLWITIRTDGSVDPYEVLLETIDEAINYLNQFVRELEEGK; encoded by the coding sequence GTGAGGGCCGTGGCTCAAGTGATAGCCGAGCCCGAGGTCGTAGTTAGGAACGACAAAGAGGTGCGAATAAGGATACCAAACGAGAGCCACACCCTAGGGAACCTAATAACCAAGTTAGCTTCTAGGAAGAAGGGAGTTACGGCGCTCTACATGGTAGAGCACCCCCTAAGGCAAGTGTTGTGGATAACCATAAGGACCGACGGCTCCGTGGATCCCTACGAGGTCTTACTGGAAACCATAGACGAAGCGATAAACTACCTAAATCAGTTCGTGAGGGAACTTGAAGAGGGGAAGTAG
- a CDS encoding DUF2067 domain-containing protein, producing MKVRRFVIKCINEEVCYELLHKISEEVSARWIKGEVDGNKLLIEALGFPYELKELRYEIEELKKEIESAMLPYTRVSVDELPKLTKAAVPIDALVEALKLLGYSAKVEGRTLVSDAPFEEVAALARKMKEIIDSEIVRFRLPHSMKKAVAVLSTVYGVNPEEVVNVMLREGLLEEGDFKYEQREEWRKVIKRVSERLSEEW from the coding sequence ATGAAGGTTAGACGCTTCGTCATTAAGTGTATTAACGAGGAGGTTTGTTACGAACTGCTCCACAAGATAAGCGAAGAAGTGAGCGCGAGGTGGATCAAGGGCGAAGTCGACGGCAACAAGCTTCTCATAGAAGCCTTGGGGTTCCCTTACGAATTGAAGGAATTGAGGTACGAAATAGAAGAACTCAAAAAAGAGATAGAGTCGGCAATGCTGCCCTACACGAGGGTGAGCGTGGACGAACTGCCCAAGCTGACCAAGGCCGCGGTCCCCATAGACGCCTTAGTGGAGGCACTCAAGCTGTTGGGCTACTCTGCCAAAGTAGAGGGGAGGACGCTCGTATCTGACGCCCCCTTCGAGGAGGTGGCGGCCCTCGCCAGAAAGATGAAAGAAATAATAGATTCGGAGATAGTGCGCTTTAGGCTACCACACAGCATGAAGAAGGCGGTGGCCGTGTTGAGCACAGTCTACGGGGTTAACCCGGAGGAAGTGGTGAACGTCATGCTGCGGGAGGGCCTCTTGGAGGAGGGCGACTTCAAGTACGAACAGAGGGAGGAGTGGAGGAAAGTAATAAAGCGGGTCTCAGAGCGGCTCAGCGAAGAGTGGTGA
- a CDS encoding exosome complex RNA-binding protein Csl4 — MPFVKNGDVVAPGDPLCVIEEYAPGPGTYEDDGIVRASIPGTVRIDTVNYVIEVRGPSAEKKVLSPKEVVYGEVVSMRNELAQLKVARSFDEVFRARAFSAVLHISQAGKPVDSLYDVVRPGDVVKAKVLSSPPYQLSLKGPRLGVILAYCSNCGHPLYKVGNQLQCPYCGRVEDRLISPDYILKAKHQPKK, encoded by the coding sequence GTGCCGTTCGTCAAGAACGGTGACGTGGTGGCGCCGGGGGACCCTCTCTGCGTAATAGAGGAGTACGCCCCTGGCCCGGGGACCTACGAGGACGACGGGATAGTCAGGGCGAGCATTCCGGGGACCGTGAGGATAGACACGGTCAACTACGTAATTGAGGTGAGGGGGCCGAGCGCCGAGAAGAAGGTGTTGTCTCCGAAAGAAGTGGTTTACGGAGAGGTGGTGAGCATGAGGAATGAGCTCGCCCAGCTGAAGGTTGCCAGAAGCTTCGACGAGGTATTTAGAGCCAGAGCCTTCAGCGCGGTCCTCCATATAAGCCAAGCGGGAAAGCCCGTGGATAGCTTGTACGACGTCGTGAGGCCCGGCGACGTGGTCAAGGCCAAGGTTCTCTCTTCCCCGCCCTACCAGCTGAGCCTCAAGGGCCCGAGGCTAGGGGTAATACTGGCTTACTGCAGCAACTGCGGTCATCCCTTGTACAAGGTGGGCAACCAGCTCCAGTGCCCTTACTGCGGGAGGGTGGAGGACCGATTGATCTCCCCAGACTACATACTTAAAGCTAAGCACCAGCCCAAGAAGTAA
- the rimI gene encoding ribosomal protein S18-alanine N-acetyltransferase, whose product MKVRLRNPTPSDAKRIYEIEVSSFDHPFSFLVILSQVILHGDTSLVAEVNGKVVGYAIAAKEVDKKLHLLNFAVDPQYRGLGIGSALLESLEKLAKKKGLKSIYLEVEEDNYRAMRLYKKMGFVEVGRIRKYYPWGKDAIVMVKEVA is encoded by the coding sequence ATGAAGGTGAGGCTGCGGAACCCCACTCCTAGCGACGCCAAGAGGATATACGAGATAGAGGTAAGCTCCTTCGATCACCCCTTCTCTTTCCTAGTTATACTTTCCCAAGTTATTTTGCACGGAGACACCAGCTTGGTCGCCGAGGTCAACGGAAAGGTGGTAGGCTACGCCATAGCGGCCAAAGAAGTTGACAAAAAATTACACTTGCTTAATTTCGCAGTCGATCCGCAGTACAGAGGCTTGGGGATAGGCTCTGCCCTCTTGGAGTCGCTCGAGAAACTGGCAAAGAAGAAGGGATTAAAGAGTATATACTTAGAGGTAGAAGAGGACAACTACAGAGCGATGAGGTTGTATAAAAAGATGGGATTCGTCGAAGTCGGAAGGATAAGGAAGTACTATCCGTGGGGTAAGGACGCGATCGTGATGGTCAAAGAGGTAGCTTGA
- a CDS encoding PLP-dependent cysteine synthase family protein: MPIVWVGEAVGNTPAVLLRRLTSGKGNVMVKLEFMNPSGSIKDRPALYMIKEAEERGLLKPGSTIVEPSSGNTALSLAMLAAAKGYKMVAVVPETTSEQKVKMMELLGAKVIFSKAGVPLGHPEHHYTLAKRLAEENGWVMLDQYKNEANVRAHYETTGPEVLKQARELMGGLDAFVAGVGTGGTVIGVGKFLKERVKGVKVVAVVPKGTKIAGFFGSEGERLSHAIEGLTAMPVSELIKKYKHVIDEIIEVDDEEAVKTARELASKEGLLAGLSAGANVRAALELEREGLRVATVAPDGAIRYLERLTSRRS; encoded by the coding sequence ATGCCTATTGTGTGGGTGGGGGAGGCCGTAGGGAACACCCCAGCCGTGCTGCTGAGGAGGCTCACCAGCGGTAAGGGCAACGTAATGGTAAAGCTGGAATTTATGAATCCCAGTGGCAGCATAAAGGACAGGCCAGCTCTCTACATGATCAAAGAGGCGGAGGAGAGGGGCCTCCTGAAACCGGGATCGACCATAGTCGAACCCTCTTCCGGAAACACAGCCCTCTCCTTGGCCATGCTCGCAGCCGCCAAGGGCTACAAGATGGTCGCGGTGGTCCCGGAAACTACGAGCGAACAGAAGGTGAAAATGATGGAGTTGTTGGGGGCCAAGGTAATTTTCTCCAAAGCGGGCGTACCCTTGGGCCACCCTGAACATCACTACACCTTGGCGAAGAGGTTGGCTGAGGAGAACGGGTGGGTGATGCTGGATCAATACAAGAACGAGGCGAACGTGAGGGCCCATTACGAGACCACCGGGCCGGAGGTACTCAAGCAAGCGAGGGAGCTCATGGGAGGGTTGGACGCCTTCGTGGCCGGGGTGGGCACCGGAGGCACCGTCATAGGCGTTGGAAAGTTCTTGAAGGAGAGGGTCAAGGGCGTCAAGGTAGTGGCAGTAGTTCCCAAGGGAACTAAAATAGCGGGCTTCTTCGGCTCCGAGGGAGAGCGGCTGAGCCACGCCATAGAAGGCTTGACGGCGATGCCCGTCAGCGAGCTAATCAAGAAGTACAAACACGTAATAGACGAAATAATCGAAGTGGACGACGAAGAGGCCGTGAAGACCGCTAGGGAGTTGGCCTCGAAGGAGGGCCTCTTGGCAGGCTTGAGCGCCGGCGCAAACGTCCGCGCCGCACTGGAGCTGGAAAGGGAGGGCTTGAGGGTGGCCACAGTCGCGCCGGACGGCGCCATTAGGTATTTGGAGAGGCTCACCTCACGAAGATCTTGA
- a CDS encoding V4R domain-containing protein, whose protein sequence is MESVICMMSTHLDRPVREAPSATSDMFALIYEEMKKVMNTSNAFLYNLAKASAKRLASELRLDGEDPLRFATNYLVKSGLAREVEVDEERMVVRGKGLLFGSRIRSSEPADAVVAGILAGLLESATGRRVDVKEVACEAKGDPHCEFKIFVR, encoded by the coding sequence GTGGAATCGGTGATATGTATGATGAGCACCCATTTAGACAGACCGGTAAGAGAAGCGCCTTCTGCCACGAGCGACATGTTCGCGTTGATATACGAGGAGATGAAGAAGGTAATGAACACGAGCAACGCTTTCCTATACAACTTGGCAAAGGCCTCAGCTAAGAGGCTGGCCAGCGAGTTAAGGCTTGACGGGGAGGACCCCCTACGCTTTGCGACCAACTACTTGGTGAAGAGCGGGCTCGCGAGGGAAGTTGAGGTAGACGAGGAACGGATGGTCGTGAGGGGCAAGGGGCTCCTCTTCGGCTCCCGAATTAGGAGCTCCGAGCCGGCGGACGCGGTGGTGGCGGGAATACTGGCGGGCCTCTTAGAGAGCGCTACCGGAAGGAGGGTCGACGTGAAGGAAGTCGCTTGCGAGGCCAAGGGAGACCCCCACTGCGAGTTCAAGATCTTCGTGAGGTGA
- a CDS encoding OBG GTPase family GTP-binding protein, which produces MPANLTPEAQAKLAEYSEAKTVEAKIRALEEFLKVAPKHKGAENLLYWARRRLAELKEQLETEKKKRKGGRNPFVVEKEGAAQVVLFGIPNSGKSSIIAATTRAKVEVSPRPYTTLVPAVGMLPFEDVQFQLVEAPGVAPGVGWVHRSIGLVRNADLVAIVLDLSLNPIKQYNYLKNLLEESGISLKKPEGRVEIVKERAGGIKVAIMGELVDGDVEDVKRLLRAYGIHSATVKLVGKVSLDDVEKAILGTNQYKPSIIILNKADVPGAEEKVKEFLEAYDGEAPVLVVSAKEGKGLEELGSTIFKVLDIIRVYTKKPNGPKAEKPLILKRGATVEDVARSIHSRMVEGFKFAKVWGPSAKYPGERVGLDHQVEDGDVIEIHYKG; this is translated from the coding sequence ATGCCGGCCAACTTAACGCCCGAGGCCCAAGCGAAGCTCGCAGAGTACTCAGAGGCGAAGACCGTAGAAGCCAAGATAAGAGCTTTAGAAGAGTTCTTGAAGGTTGCCCCCAAGCACAAGGGCGCAGAGAACCTACTGTACTGGGCTAGGAGGAGACTGGCCGAGCTCAAGGAACAGCTGGAGACCGAGAAGAAGAAGAGGAAGGGCGGGAGGAACCCCTTCGTCGTAGAGAAGGAGGGCGCGGCCCAAGTGGTGCTCTTCGGGATCCCCAACTCCGGCAAGAGCAGCATAATAGCGGCCACCACCAGGGCTAAGGTAGAGGTCTCGCCCAGGCCCTACACGACCTTGGTGCCGGCAGTGGGCATGTTACCTTTCGAGGACGTCCAGTTCCAGCTCGTCGAGGCGCCGGGGGTAGCGCCCGGAGTCGGCTGGGTGCATAGGAGCATAGGGCTGGTGAGGAACGCCGACCTCGTTGCCATAGTATTGGATTTGAGTTTGAATCCAATTAAGCAGTACAACTACTTGAAAAATCTCCTCGAAGAGAGCGGAATCAGTTTGAAGAAGCCGGAGGGGAGGGTCGAGATAGTCAAGGAGAGGGCCGGCGGAATAAAGGTAGCGATCATGGGCGAGTTGGTAGACGGCGACGTGGAGGACGTCAAGAGGTTGCTGAGGGCTTACGGGATACACAGCGCTACTGTGAAGCTCGTGGGGAAGGTCAGCTTAGACGACGTCGAAAAGGCCATATTGGGTACGAACCAATACAAGCCTTCTATAATAATACTTAACAAGGCCGACGTCCCCGGCGCCGAGGAAAAGGTGAAGGAGTTCTTAGAGGCTTACGACGGAGAGGCACCGGTTCTGGTGGTGTCCGCCAAGGAGGGCAAGGGGCTGGAGGAGCTGGGATCCACGATATTTAAGGTTTTAGACATCATTAGGGTCTACACAAAGAAGCCCAACGGCCCGAAGGCGGAGAAGCCCCTAATCTTGAAGAGGGGGGCCACGGTGGAGGACGTGGCGCGTTCCATACACTCGAGGATGGTGGAGGGCTTCAAGTTCGCGAAGGTCTGGGGGCCCTCCGCCAAGTACCCCGGAGAGAGGGTGGGGCTGGACCATCAAGTGGAGGACGGGGACGTGATAGAAATACATTACAAAGGGTAG
- a CDS encoding dehydrogenase (flavoprotein)-like protein, with the protein MRVAVVGAGFSGLVSSIYLSRVANVTLFEEHGEVGVPEHCTGVVSGAVWEALSSFVSSEVNEGALEEFFLGLPEGVGVTLKGPKGFAAKLDRRRLEEELLETALAEGVKFVKKLVIRVTPKGYVDNEKYDRAVIAEGWRAELSERLGVAAKPRRVYGLNLEVVGRAAYPGRAEVWFDKSLAPGFFSWVVMLDGKAVVGTAATKGYDVRALARKALEVAERRGLVEGEVKKEYGGVIQTGPPSLTPCASKVCATGDAAGLNKPVTGGGLYPSLYVASRYPSNVDNLVKAYRVIVPRLLAETPVARALHGAPQRAYVKLFTALDGEVLRVTEYDNHLKTLAELVQSKKAFKLLKALLKAFYPL; encoded by the coding sequence ATGAGAGTGGCCGTGGTGGGGGCCGGGTTCTCGGGCCTAGTCTCCAGCATCTACTTGAGCAGAGTCGCAAACGTAACTTTGTTCGAAGAGCACGGGGAGGTCGGAGTTCCGGAGCACTGCACCGGCGTGGTCTCCGGCGCCGTGTGGGAAGCGCTGTCCTCCTTCGTCAGTTCTGAAGTAAACGAAGGAGCCTTGGAGGAGTTCTTCTTGGGCCTCCCGGAAGGCGTGGGAGTGACCCTCAAGGGCCCCAAGGGCTTCGCGGCGAAGCTCGACAGGAGGAGGTTAGAAGAGGAATTGTTGGAGACCGCACTGGCCGAGGGAGTTAAGTTCGTCAAAAAGTTAGTCATCAGAGTGACTCCGAAGGGGTACGTGGACAACGAAAAGTACGACAGAGCGGTAATAGCCGAGGGGTGGAGGGCGGAGCTCTCGGAGAGGCTAGGCGTCGCGGCCAAGCCCCGCAGGGTTTACGGCCTCAACCTCGAGGTCGTCGGGAGGGCCGCCTACCCCGGGAGGGCGGAGGTCTGGTTCGACAAAAGCTTGGCCCCGGGCTTCTTCTCTTGGGTAGTAATGCTCGACGGGAAGGCCGTAGTCGGCACGGCGGCCACGAAGGGTTACGACGTGAGGGCCCTAGCTAGGAAGGCGTTGGAAGTGGCGGAGAGGAGGGGGTTGGTAGAGGGGGAGGTGAAGAAGGAATACGGCGGCGTAATTCAGACCGGGCCACCCTCGTTAACTCCTTGCGCCTCGAAGGTCTGTGCCACAGGCGACGCGGCGGGCTTGAACAAGCCCGTCACCGGGGGAGGGCTTTATCCCTCGCTCTACGTAGCTTCCCGCTACCCTTCGAACGTGGACAACCTGGTCAAGGCTTACAGAGTAATAGTGCCCAGGCTCCTCGCGGAGACGCCGGTGGCTAGGGCCCTCCACGGCGCCCCCCAAAGGGCTTACGTCAAGCTCTTCACAGCCTTGGACGGGGAGGTGTTGAGGGTAACCGAGTACGACAACCACTTGAAGACTTTGGCGGAGTTGGTCCAAAGTAAGAAAGCCTTCAAGTTGCTCAAGGCTTTGTTGAAGGCCTTCTACCCTTTGTAA
- the dut gene encoding dUTP diphosphatase, which translates to MLPVKRLEKDAVMPKRANPWDAGLDLHALEEVVVEPGEVKVVRTGIAIAIPRGFVGLIKDRSSRALKGLHALAGVIDPGYRGEVKVVVTNLGSDKITIRKGERFAQLVIVPVAYLEPVEVEELPPNDGRSGGFGSTDEELVRVARGERRGPP; encoded by the coding sequence TTGCTGCCCGTAAAGAGGTTGGAGAAGGACGCCGTAATGCCGAAGAGGGCTAACCCTTGGGACGCGGGTTTGGACCTCCACGCGCTGGAGGAAGTGGTAGTAGAGCCCGGGGAAGTGAAGGTCGTCCGCACGGGAATAGCGATAGCTATACCCAGGGGGTTCGTGGGGCTGATCAAGGATCGCTCCTCTCGAGCGCTGAAGGGTCTACACGCGCTGGCCGGGGTAATAGACCCCGGTTACCGGGGGGAAGTTAAGGTTGTTGTTACGAACTTAGGCAGTGATAAAATAACCATTAGGAAAGGGGAGAGGTTCGCACAGCTAGTTATAGTCCCGGTAGCTTACTTGGAGCCGGTCGAGGTCGAGGAGTTGCCCCCAAACGACGGCAGGTCGGGGGGTTTCGGCTCTACGGATGAGGAGTTGGTCCGGGTCGCGAGGGGTGAGCGGAGAGGGCCCCCCTAG
- the uppS gene encoding polyprenyl diphosphate synthase: MQTRAALANRGWRTISFLMKPIYEIYEKKLEAEISKDHLPKHVAIIPDGNRRWARMRGLQEWLGHREGYKKMREVLMWLLELGIEVVTVFAMSTENCTRRSPEEREKLYELIAGGLRELAKDEIVHRNEVKVMVIGRRNLWPKELLEAAKEVEEATKGYNKRVINVAVCYGGRQEIVDAVRKIAWKVKRGELEPDQIDENVITQHLYTENLPDPDLIIRTSGEERISNFLLWQSAYSELYFANIYWPEIRRIDILRALRDYQRRQRRFGR; this comes from the coding sequence TTGCAAACCAGAGCCGCGCTAGCGAACAGGGGCTGGAGGACAATATCCTTCTTGATGAAGCCAATATACGAGATATATGAAAAGAAGCTGGAAGCGGAGATAAGCAAGGACCATTTGCCCAAACACGTAGCAATAATTCCCGACGGCAACAGGAGGTGGGCGCGGATGAGGGGGCTCCAAGAGTGGTTGGGTCATAGAGAAGGCTACAAGAAGATGAGGGAAGTGTTAATGTGGTTGTTGGAGTTAGGGATAGAGGTGGTCACAGTCTTCGCTATGTCGACGGAGAACTGCACTAGGAGGAGCCCGGAGGAGAGGGAAAAGCTTTACGAGCTCATAGCCGGGGGCTTGAGGGAGCTCGCCAAGGACGAGATAGTTCACAGAAACGAAGTAAAGGTCATGGTAATAGGGAGAAGGAACTTGTGGCCCAAGGAACTCCTCGAGGCCGCTAAGGAGGTAGAGGAGGCTACGAAGGGTTACAACAAGAGGGTGATAAACGTCGCCGTGTGTTACGGGGGCCGACAAGAAATAGTTGACGCGGTGAGGAAGATAGCTTGGAAGGTGAAGAGGGGGGAGCTGGAGCCGGACCAGATAGACGAGAACGTGATCACCCAACACTTATACACGGAGAACTTACCCGACCCCGACTTGATAATAAGGACGAGCGGGGAGGAGAGGATAAGCAACTTCTTGCTCTGGCAGTCGGCGTACAGCGAGCTCTACTTCGCCAACATCTACTGGCCAGAAATAAGGAGGATAGACATACTGAGGGCCCTCCGGGACTACCAGAGGAGGCAGAGGAGGTTCGGGCGCTGA